The Oryza brachyantha chromosome 7, ObraRS2, whole genome shotgun sequence genomic interval GTAGTAAAACAGTACGTAAAGGGAAGTGTGGGCACCATGCTATTACCTCGGTAtgccatagtttatttttcaaataatattaagaaaaggttgaaaaaaaaacatagtccATTACATCTATTACACATGGACAATTTAatgcaaagaaagaaacatcCTTACGGCTGTGTCCTGGCAAATCTACTCATTTTATGTGCTTCAATCACCACCATAGCTAGCTGGTTAAAATATCTTGTCCTACACAAGTACAATACTAGTACTAGCTCATCATTATTGAAAGAATGAACCTGGTCTTTGCTACATTGAATGTTCTAGTGTAGCACCAGTTAAGCACCAACCCCCAATTCTACCCCGATCAACCAACCAAAACAAGAAGAAGCAATTCAGTCGAATCCTAGGTTCCTGACCGAATTCTGGAAATAACGCCATCTACTAAGTCTTAACTAAACGAAAGTGAAGGAAGAGGATTTTTTCCATCTCTGCAGATTAGAGGTAGAGAGGAAGGAAACCTTGAGGTCGAGGAGCGAGGAGTAGGATCTGCGGCGGGCGAGCTTGAAGGCGCGGAGGAGGATGCCGATGCCGACCCGGACGCCGTAGGAAAGAAGGAAGCTCTGGCACATGTTccccgccgcgtgcgccgcgcACGACTCCCCCTCGTGCCCGCAGCcgcacccaccaccaccaccctcctcctccccctcctcgtcGCCCCCCTTCCCGTCCCCATCCCCGCGCTGGTGGTGCCGCTGCAGCTCCTGGATGGCCTCCCGCAgcctctcctccgcctcccgcagcctccgcgccgccgcctcggacgccgccgtctgctgccgcgccgccgggctCAGCGGGCGCCCCGCGGCGtcgggaggagggggagggggaggacgaGGAGTGCGCGGGCCGAGGGTGGGCTCGGCGCCCGCGGAGAGgtcgaacgacggcgtcgagaggAACGGCATGGCGCcggagcggcgcggcggaggggaggacggcggccgcggtggcggtgggtCCCACCCTCCTGGAATTCCTTCGCTTCGGTGCGCGTCTCCCCTCGCGTCCTTTCCCCTGCGGGTTAGCGAGCGACCAGTAATTtaaagggaaaaataaataattaaacggTGCGTCGTGCGTGCTACGGACGACGGCACAcacggggaggagggagggaggatggGAATCATGGGATCATGGGAAAGGCGTGGATAATctcggattttttttctttttcgccgtgttcttttattattatggAATTCTTTGTATTTTCTGGATTAAAAATTTGTGATAATTACTCGATTATACGAATGACTAAATCAACCATTACgaagttgaaattttgtttgaaaatgaTAATGAGAAACATTTGTATAAATACTATCTTGCTTAGTTGCTTAGAATCTCCAAAAGGATATCGaggaaaatccaaaatctataataaaaaagaacgtgGCCTATACTGGTCTAATCGTATATAGAATTATATGTTCGTTTAGATTTAACTGACTTACTATTACTATCTTTGTAAATTTTCCAATAATAAATGGTCAATTAGATTCATGACACTACAAATATGTCagattagaaaaatatcatcacaATTCAACTAAATTGGAAACATGTCATtataactttttctttttctacgcATTGAAGACTGTTGTATTACCATATTGCTTAAATACCCTTTGCTTCATCTCGATCTTCTAAGAGAGGACTAATGCCCTCGGCTGCCTCTGTCTGCCCCGGCCATGGCTTTCTCCATGCCATCGCTGCCCGGTCGACCGCCCTCGTCATCACGTCATTGCCGCGCCAGTCCCCCGCCGCCCTCGTCTGCGCGTTGTGGCCATGTCGGTTGGTCGCCACCGTCGACTctgctcgccgcgccgtcgtcgactcCTCTTGTTGTTGCGCTAACCACCTGCCGTCCTTATCTCAATGTCGGTTGGCCGTCCTCATCGTTGCGTTGTCGCAGCGCCAGCCCCTGCCGTCCTCATCTACGTGTCGTGGCCACGTCGATCGGCTGCAGCCGTCGACTCCGTCCGTTGTCGCGCCGGCCAGTTggccgccctcgtcgtcgtgtTGTCACGCCGTCGGTCGGTCGCTGCCATCCATCTCCAGCCCTAGGGGCATTTTGGGCAATACGAAGGTCCAACCGCCTTTAAGAGTAAAAAAATGACAGGTATCTAGGAGAGTTAGAattgtaatgatatatttaaaataagttaaattataatagtatttttctaaattggtatatttgtaataacatagatctaattaacccaattTTTTCCCCAAATTTCCTTGCTCAGGACCACGTTCGAGTCACCAAGCGGGGCCCACCCGCCAACAACCGTCCAcgggtgcgccgccgcctcacctcCTCCACTCCACTCTCGCCCATCCTCTGCTTCCCCCTCGCGAATCCTCCCAACACCCCGCCGGCGGCCCGCGACCTCGCTCCGCCGCGCGAGATGATGCTCCcccggctcctcctcctcgccttcgTCGTCTCCGTACCGCCGCGCGCTtccgctgccggcggcggcgaggggttCTGCTCGGCGGAgccgtcggcgtcgagcgAGTGCTccgggcggccgccgccgccgccgctctacTGGAAGGTCACCAACCCAACCCTGGCGCCCGCGCACCTCCAAGGTGAGTGGGGGTACTGGGCACCTATTGTACCTACTTGACCACGCCTGCCACGGGGGAAGAAGGGGTTGTGCTATTCCCTGGGTAGACGTAGGCGATGCGGCTGTGTTGTAGGAGCGGTGGTGATGAACTGAGATAGATTGATAGCTCGTTTTCGATGCATCGACCACTGGGgagaattttattcatattgcGTATATTCAGATGAAAATGAGgcatgttttagttttatttctGTCAATGGTCGGATCATGTCGTGTGCCGTAGGATTCAAGGTTTTCCGACGTTTTTAAGACCATAAcaatgtattaatatatataggtgCTCTGGATAGCGTGTTTAGAACTACAGTTCTCGTATTATTCTCGATTTGGTATTAGTGTGGATGCGATGGTGGTTGAATCTATGCTTGCACCCAATATACGTAGACTGAAAAGCAGGATTTATTCAGAGCTCCTTTATAGTTTGCTAATGTAGCTATTTGTGTTTCAGAATAGGATGcaacatattttctttctgttcctgctaattttgttcttttttgtaTCTCCAGATTTACCTGGCTTCACACGTAGTGTTTACAAGAGGGATCATGCTTTGATTACACCAGAAAGCCATGTATTCAGTCCTTTGCCTGATTGGTATTGGCCACTTGCCGATGTACTTTCTCTTTGCTTTCCACAGCTATGCTAATCACATCCATttactctttctttttcagggTCAACACATTAGGAGCATATTTAATTAGCCCAGCTATTGGGGCACATTTCACGATGTACCTGGCAAAAATGCATGGTATGTGATTTATCCCACCTACAAAGCATAGCTAGAAATGTAAATGTTGAAGAATATTCAACAAGTTCTCTTTGAGGTCCGAGTTTGGTCTTCTGTTTCTATGAAGCTGAATATTTTGTTTCCATGAAACCATTGGATTAGCgagaactattttttttcctgtggaTTCATTTTGGTAACCAGAAATCTATCTGCATCTAGATAGGGTACCATAACAATCTTGGGCCAGTAATGCATGTGTCCCAATTAAAAGGTtgtattctttttattatacATTGGTACATATTGTTTTCAATCTTATCAAATTAATCTGTTGGCAAGAAAGCAAGTTCTTATATTCTGTGTTGCGGTATGCAGATGGATCAAAATCAGCCCTACCACCAAAAGGTGTTGAAAGGTTCAGTGCTTAATTCTCATTAGTTAGAATGGCAGCCGTTCACAGTTCCACACTTGTaatcatcaattcatcatcatttcaaagaacacaaggattggATTACTCACTCTCCTAGTCCTAGCCAATAAATATGGACTACAATGCACATCTAATTAAGTAGTTCATTAGCCAGCATGTCCTATACTTCACTTCACTTGACTTTCACCGTCCAGTCTAATGGTTTTCCACTGTTCCCATGGTTAACATTTTTCAGGCTTATCTTTGTACTCCAAGGAAGTATTCTACTGTCTCTGGAGAGTGGAAATACCCATTCTTTGCTGGTAaggtttgatcaaatttagtgTAATCTACTTTAAACATTTCCAATTCTGTGACATCACTTGATGGAATCATAAGGACATAGCTTTTCAAGTTATTGGCAGCCTGTGTCATCTCCTAatgacaatatttttaatttcatgaAGCTGATTTGCAAAATGTGCATGGCCTTTTTGAGATCATCTGTAATCATTACCAAGGATTACTTGAAGAATAGTATTAGACCATGTTAGCAATAGAAATTCCATCATAGTTGAATGAGATTTTGGGACATAGTGTATCTGGACTTTCCTACAGTTTCTGTTGTTATATTGGCACAACATGTTTTACAATATTAAACTTATAGGTGCTGTTTGAAAGTGATTGCTGCCACAGCGGCTGTGGCAGTGGCAATTGAAAATTGCTGCAGATTGCAGCGGGTTCCAATTGCTGCTGCCACAGTGGCTGCGGCAGCCATCATGACCGATCAAGGTCATAAATGTCAGCTGTTACATTTCTAGGCTGATGCTATCACAACTTCATCAATAGATAATAATAGAACCATTATACATGATAAAAGGTTATGTGGCTTTTGatctaaaaagaataaaaggtTACTACATAGTATGAGATAGTGAAATTTGTATATTCAACATGTTTTTTCACTGTTTAGCATGActatgaatgaatgaatcttCCACTTGTTTTTTTGCATTCTAGTGGAGTAAATGATTCATTTTCATAATCTTGATAATTGAATTGTTTTAACttgatcattttttatgtactTTGGATTTACTGAATGTGTTCTTACTGAATGCAGGTGGACTCTTATGCTTATCTTCCCGCAAACATGAAGCACACTGTGGTCTCTGATGAACTAACTACTCTTGTAATCTTTGAGAGGAGGTACAATGGTTAAATAACAACTTTGTTTAGTAAATATTCTTTGTTCTTTACCGCTACTAGCATATTACCCGTGTGTTGCAACGggattttaattaataaaaatgatcattaatatattattaccaccatttttccatatattatctattaattGATGTATATATTGCCCCCAaagtatctttttttctttgtgtatAAAGTAGAGAGTTGGTGGAGGATGGCTGACATGTAGGCCCTCTGCCacctttcttaaaaaaaaaaaagatgagagttGGTGGTGGGATGGTGGCGGATTCACCACCATCGCTGCTTCTTTTTAAAGGAGTATAAATTACTGACCTTACTACCTATTTGAGTAATCTTATTGAATAGTCGAAGTTTGTCCCATTTAGGTAGGGTTTTAGTCTTTAAGAGGATTAACTTTTGCAAAATTAATGGATTTACTTAGGGTAATTAAATGGATTGAtacacctttttcttttttgttgtgaATACGGTTTGCATACCTCagacaattattttttccatCAATACTTTACTTTTCTCAGTTTATGTTTATCATTAGAAATAATAACAGCTAATCCTTCTTACAAATCTATTTGTTTAGGTACGCAACCATTGAGGATTACCATCCTGATCCCATTATTGGTTCAACGGATAAACAACCCCTTCTTGAAACCCCAGGAGAGGTACATGCTGGACTTGTGAATTACTGCTTTTTTACAATATCTAAGCAGTAGGCACCTATATTGGTTTGCAAAACATTTAAGGGACAATTTCGTTCCTGCCCTGATTTTCaagtctaatattgattttacctctcctttttagggttttcgtttttgcccctcttttttttgaaCCGAACGAACCGTTTGCCCCTATTTTGGATGGAAGTTATGTTGACCGTTAGTTgaccaatatatttagtttaaaaaataaaagatttaattcctgaaataattaatgacgaAATTACccttgtttaaaaattatatgtttttaagcatttgaattaataatatgttgcttttgtatatttctatgaaacttataatttttttttaaaaaaaattgacatagtTTTAAAActctgtcaaatatttttaaaaaattataagtttttaaacatgtcatttgaattaataatatattgcttttgtatatttctatgatttagaacggagggtaacaacacaaatgactaAAAACAAGATCAAAATGATATTCTCGTGCAGGGGTAAAATAGTCATTTAACATgtcatttaacaccgttagtccTTCCATCCAAAGGAGAGGCAACCGGTTCGTTTAATTCAAAAAAGTaagagcaaaaacaaaaaccctaaaaagaaaGGGCAAAATCAGTATTAGAACCTGAAACAGGGACAAAAACGAAACTGCCCCAACATTTAAAGGGCATACCTTTTATTTGTACCATGCATTTTCAAGAGGGTTGAAGTAAATATCAGAACAATTGAAGAACATTTCATATTACGTACATAAAAATTGATTTCAGTTTTCCCATCCACAATTTACAATATTGTCCTTTTGCTGGTTGCCTTTTCCAATATAGTAGAGTTCTTGCTATGACATTCATATAGTTCATTAGACGattactgttttttttcctgctaTGATATTCTACAAGCACTTACATGAAATCCTTGCCACCTTTTTCAATAGGTATTTGAGTTGAGGAAGCTGCTACCCACTTGTCTGCACTACGACTTCAATATCCATGTAAGTCTGATTAATTTGGGTTTATTGTCATTCCAGTGAACACTGAATGCCCAGAAATTCAGGAGACTATTCGTTCTCCCAGTAGTTATTAGTTGGAATAATTGTGGCAAGTAATTGTGTCGTATGAGCACCCAATAAGTCTGAAACACTGGCAATATGAGCTTGCAAAATATCGCATACAAGATAGATGCCATTACTTATCAGAGTATTAAACTTGTTGGTTGGTTATTTCTAGTCTTCAAAGGATCTTACCCTTTTCTGATATCCTTTCTCACTTGCAGATAATGGATTTTCAGCCTGGCGAATATCTTAATGTGAAGGtaaatatttcaatattttttaggacATTACAAACCATGCCTAATGGCATAGTAACAGGAGACAAACCAtgttcatatttaaaattatctaTTAGATTACAAAGGGCGCCCACCAGAAAATCTGCAATGTATAAACTACATTTTTAGTCATGGCACTACTACACTAGTGACTAGCCACTATGTACCCATCACATTCTGAAGCTGCTTTTGTTTTTGGGTTAATTATAAACAGGAGGTTCATTACAATCAACATGGGTTGCTGCTTTTAGAGGGGCAAGGAATATACCGATTGGGAGACAGCTGGTAAGGATGTGATCTAAAACATTGCCTTTtttgtattcttttttttttccttttaggCTTTATTTGGTTGTGCTTGTGCAACCTTCAGAGTCCCAGCCTGGTTTCCTCCTGGGACAAGCTGTTTAAGGAATATGTCGTATTCTTATTGTAATACAAGTTCTAGAAGATGATCACTTAAGTATTTTATATAGATTAACAGCTCATTTACTTTACTGGGTGCATATAATGTGCCTAATCTCCTTCGTGGGACTATGATTATGTGTGTCTGCTTCCATCcacagccttttttttttttctcttttttctctttgagaAGGCACCCTTCACATCTAAGCATGTGCTGACTACTGAATATTGTGTTCTGGTTGCTAATACAGGTACCCGGTGCAATCAGGCGACACAATTTGGATGGCTCCGTTTGTGCCTCAATGGTTAGTGTTTATCAACATAGTGTTTATCATTCATGGAATTGGCTTCTGTAGACAGCTCATCATCGTTGCCTTGGTGTTCCAGGTATGCTGCCCTTGGTAAAACCAAGACAAGGTACCTGCTGTATAAAGATGTCAATAGGGACCCACTGATATGAGGAAAGCAAACACTTCCTGACCGACgggaataaataaaattggagAGCTATGCTGGTCTTGAAGAGTCCCTGTGGAAGATGatctcagaaaaaaaaaaagagaaagttCTTGTTAGCTGATGAACCGCTCAAAATGATGAATCAACGCACGAATATCGAATCTGCACATGGAATGTTCAGTTCAGGCTACCCACTGGTTCTTATTGGCCAATTcacacaaacacaaaaaaaatgatatattttttttttctggacgGCACTGGCCTATGCTGTGGCTCTTCAGAAACCTGTATTGCCTAACCCCTTGAAAAGCCGAAACAATGCGTCGCTGTAATGAAGACTGGTACCTGATTCGAAGACGAGtgccttttttccttttaatttcAAAGCATCGGATATGTGGCTACATGTCGAACATCAATGTTTGCGTATCTCTAGATGCCCTTTGAAAATTGGAAATAAACCGCTTTAGCAATATTTGCAAGGGAGGAGACAACTGGTCAGTGGCTTTATTCTTGCTGTTTAAGGAAGAACAGAAGGAAATGCCACCTGTTGAAGAAGAATAATTATGATTGTGCTTACTTTTTGCTCACTTGAAACGCCGTGGCAATCTTTGCCAAAAGGATATGATGGAAAATATAATGTTCTTAATCACAAGGGGATAGGCATGTATGCTGTGATGATAAGTGTGTCCCTACCACAAGTACTGCTCACTCCATTTCAAAAAGGCAGCCATCTAGTATGAGATTTGATCCATTCCAGGAgatcttttattttgtgaacattttaaataagattttGAACATAAACCATGCCaacacttaattttttttattccgaTCCTTCCATCATAGAACAATGTCATATTATTTActattccctctgtttcatattataagacttctattgatacatgaatgaatgaatatagacaAACCCATACGTAAAAACCTAATGATCCTAATGATCGTAGGATGTAGAGACCAGATCGATATCCATACGTAAAAAAGCTAAAGCCCAAGacaaaatgttatattttcccatcaaaaaatgaaaatgttttatttttatagataataatatttaaaaaatacaacaaaTGGAAATAATGTTATAAAGATTAAGTTGAAGCGACACAATGTTAAGCTGAAATTGTATCTTATCATTTGATCCTCTGAAATGTGAACCATTCGAGTGAAAATAGATTACTATAGTAAGTGGCTACGATATGAATGCCGCGGAGTATAATACATCTTGTCGAACCATAGAATCGGTCGCTGATGTGCAGTAAAAATCGGCCACCGTAGCTATTTTAATGTGCGTTAAAACACTatagtaaacatatttttttcatgtaaaatgtTGGTAGAGGTGGCAATTTTCTTCTCGGAGATTGATGGCTCCATCACTAGATTTTTGTCTCTAATCAGAATCAAcatccctttttctttttgtttgacaACTTCAACTAGATGATCTGATCGGAATTTTCTAAGCtatttttcagaaatttcttttcttcatgTGTACCACTCACAGggatattatattaatttcttACCAGCGTAATCATCCCCATCCCTAAGGCTCCATTCATATCTAATTGTGAACTTCGGATTTTTATGGacaaattttctatgttttcaaACGACGCGTTTCGTGTAAAagatatatgtaaaattttcacatgtgACCTTTCTAGTGTACCAGAAAGGAAATAATTTTCCTTCCTTTAATTGCAGCTATCTCCAATACCACGTAAGGTGAAGTTCAATTGTGGAGCATGGATCATCTGCAATTACTGTTGTGCACTAACCTAGTCTAACATGtagggacccacatgtcagctaTAGCCACTACACAGCAGTACCTGCATGCAATTCCCGTCGTCAGTTGTGCTAGGGCTGATGAATTGATTATAGCATGAAAACGCGACGagtcattaatacatggttaaataagtaataactcgtaaacttagaaaataaatttatttaatacttcaaagaaaatttcatatactaagttttttaaatgagACGCACCGTTTAACTCTTTAAAAAGCGTGcttatgaaataaaaaaatagaatagatTAGCTGATAAGCTAATAAACCAAAATGATGCCTAAGAGCATTTCCAATAGACTTTTTATTTGACTTGTCATACTAAAATTTAGCaattatgttaaaaaattattctctAAGAAACGGTATATTTGACTTGTCATACTGttcgaatggttaaacatgccTCCTCAATGGCAAAATTTGACAAGTCATCTTCCCACAACAGGATTGCTATTTGTAGGTTTTATATAGTTAAATGGGGATGAAGAGCTTGTTAAAGTGCACATcaatttaaacataaaatcttttatcataaataactaaattaagATTTGGAGAGTCAAACTTTAGCTTATTCTTTTAAAGATACTCTAAGCTAAACCAATACAAACAATAAAAAGTTCGAATCACAAACCGTACTCCCTCCCTTTAAATAATCTCGAAACTGATACTTAATCGGCTCTTATTAATTCATTACatagtacaatttttttatttttaaaattttttaataaataattttattactgaaCCACGAGAGAATATAACTTTTTGTTCACACCAATGTTGGTGGTGTGGCATGACAAAGTTACCATGTCACTATGGGTGATGTGGCAAGATTGTCACGTCAAATACTCTGTGTGGCCGCGTTGTCTTgttgttggtggcgtggccaaaaagtTCGtatagtgaaaatattttctctcgaggtttagtaataaaattatttattagaagggttaaaaaaataaaaaagttctaCGCCAGCCGAACCAAACAGGTTAATCAAGGTGCCTAAACCGGATTAATTTAACCAATaacgaagaagaaaaaagaagaagagactCCTAATCCAAATCAATGTCCGATCGCAACTGGCAGGCCAACAAAATATCTGGCACGAGTCGACGCGACATTCCAATTCTtgatctcttctctctctctctctctccacccGCGGCCGCTTTTGCGTTTACACCCCTCGCGACCCCTCAAAATTCGGGACGCCTCCTCgtgctctctcctcctcctcctcctcgcggcctcgcctcgcctcgcctcgcctccacGCGCGAGcgaaccctaaccctagcctccCTCCCCAATGGCGCGTCGCGCGTGAGGAGCCGCGGCAGGagcggggaggagggaggagatgtACAAgcaggggggaggaggaggtggaggagggggagggggagggggagggggaggggcggGGCTGGACCGGAAGCGGCTCAGCGACGTGCTCGACAAGCACCTCGAGAAGGcgatcgcggcggcggccgcggcggcctcgccgtccACGTCGAGGGGGTCGGCCGGGGGGAGGGACCACCAGCGCCTCGTCGTGCCGTCCTCCGCGTCGTCCATGCCTAAGGGCAGGTGCTCCGAAGGTGACGTCACGCGACCGACCTCCTCCCCCCACaccctatatatttttttcctttctgtcCTCGCGTCATGTGTCGTTTCGTGCTGTGGTCATGGTGGTGCGCCGATGTGGTTGCGATTGTGGAGCTCTGTTGTTGCACCGTGGAGGGTAGCATGCGCATCATCAGTGCAGGAAATTTGTTTCTGATTGGGATTCCGTTGTGTTATATCATTATGGGGATTCAAGTGGCTGTGGTACAAatttattgtttggttttttatgctAGAATGTTGGGGGAGCTTTCCTGAAAAGGAGTAAAATTGTTCGTCACCCATGCTGGCTACAGCTACGAGCCTCTTTGGAAATCTAGAATTTCACAGGgaacaatttgttttatatagaaatccAATTTATTCATAATAAGTGATTTTTTCAGTACTGGTAAAGTTGGTGTTGGTATTGTTATGGGTTTGCAGTGATCTGCTTACTGTATCTTTATGTGTCGAAGACCACAAAGGTTTGATTTGCTGTTCTATATGTGTGTAGAGTTATCACTTAGGAGCTGGTGTAGGAGCTTGTCAAGGAAGTGCCCTATATTTGCTTGTTTCAGCTCTATATGTGTAGCCATGTTACACACACATGTTTGGGCAATGTCCAATGTTTTCAAATCGGTAAAGTCAAGGATAGTTGTAAGGGGACCGATCAGAAGATTAGTCACGGTTAGTCGCCGATCAGGTTTCATTAGTTGGGGCTAGTCGGTGTCTAGTTATCCTTCTACCCAGgacatgtgtgtatatatttatagttgtatATTACTAGTAACTACTATACTGTTTAAGTGTATAGCACTACAGTATGCCTTCTTACGTATTAATTGACTTGAGTTCAATAAAGCTTccattattcaaaaaaaaatgtataactATACATTATATTACTATATACTAGACAAATATTGTAATAAACACGTGTAAATAAAGCAAGTATCACAC includes:
- the LOC102715318 gene encoding probable (S)-ureidoglycine aminohydrolase, whose protein sequence is MMLPRLLLLAFVVSVPPRASAAGGGEGFCSAEPSASSECSGRPPPPPLYWKVTNPTLAPAHLQDLPGFTRSVYKRDHALITPESHVFSPLPDWVNTLGAYLISPAIGAHFTMYLAKMHDGSKSALPPKGVERLIFVLQGSILLSLESGNTHSLLVDSYAYLPANMKHTVVSDELTTLVIFERRYATIEDYHPDPIIGSTDKQPLLETPGEVFELRKLLPTCLHYDFNIHIMDFQPGEYLNVKEVHYNQHGLLLLEGQGIYRLGDSWYPVQSGDTIWMAPFVPQWYAALGKTKTRYLLYKDVNRDPLI